The following proteins are encoded in a genomic region of Oncorhynchus kisutch isolate 150728-3 linkage group LG18, Okis_V2, whole genome shotgun sequence:
- the LOC109908816 gene encoding protein CDV3 homolog isoform X2 — MADVETGGAAPEKSLDDFFAKRDKKKKKEKGGKGKEAPSGPTPIVLKKNKKEKEKSGTKNENQDAQPEKEDEEWKEFEAKEVDYSGLRLQALQISDEKEEEEYEEEVGEDGEIILVSGDKMSGPWNKSGAPPPAAAPVEVEEVPESKPSGVYRPPGARLTTTKRGPNQGPPEIFSDTQFPSLMAGSKHVETRSCSCTLGLSPTKQILVDRR; from the exons ATGGCGGATGTAGAGACTGGTGGTGCTGCGCCGGAGAAGAGCCTGGATGATTTCTTTGCCAAGAGggataaaaaaaagaagaaagaaaagGGAGGCAAGGGAAAGGAAGCCCCATCTGGGCCCACACCAATTGTATTGAAAAAGAACAAGAAGGAAAAGGAGAAGTCCGGCACGAAAAATGAAAATCAAGATGCGCAGCCGGAGAAG GAGGACGAGGAGTGGAAGGAGTTTGAGGCAAAGGAGGTGGACTACAGTGGACTCAGACTGCAGGCTCTGCAGATAAG TgatgagaaggaggaagaggagtatGAGGAGGAGGTTGGTGAGGATGGAGAGATCATCCTGGTCAGTGGAGACAAAATGTCTGGACCCTGGAACAAATCTGGTGCCCCGCCCCCAGCCGCTGCCCCTGTTG AGGTGGAAGAGGTGCCTGAGTCCAAGCCTTCTGGGGTGTACCGCCCCCCAGGGGCCCGACTGACTACCACAAAGCGTGGCCCCAACCAGGGGCCCCCTGAGATCTTCAGCGACACACAGTTCCCCTCACTCATGGCCGGCTCCAAACATGTGGAGACACGCAG CTGTTCGTGCACACTAGGGCTGTCCCCAACTAAACAAATCTTGGTTGACCGAAGGTAG
- the LOC109908816 gene encoding protein CDV3 homolog isoform X1: MADVETGGAAPEKSLDDFFAKRDKKKKKEKGGKGKEAPSGPTPIVLKKNKKEKEKSGTKNENQDAQPEKEDEEWKEFEAKEVDYSGLRLQALQISDEKEEEEYEEEVGEDGEIILVSGDKMSGPWNKSGAPPPAAAPVEVEEVPESKPSGVYRPPGARLTTTKRGPNQGPPEIFSDTQFPSLMAGSKHVETRRDREMEKTFEVVKHKNRGREEGGSGASLQQLELGNQYAILGDK; the protein is encoded by the exons ATGGCGGATGTAGAGACTGGTGGTGCTGCGCCGGAGAAGAGCCTGGATGATTTCTTTGCCAAGAGggataaaaaaaagaagaaagaaaagGGAGGCAAGGGAAAGGAAGCCCCATCTGGGCCCACACCAATTGTATTGAAAAAGAACAAGAAGGAAAAGGAGAAGTCCGGCACGAAAAATGAAAATCAAGATGCGCAGCCGGAGAAG GAGGACGAGGAGTGGAAGGAGTTTGAGGCAAAGGAGGTGGACTACAGTGGACTCAGACTGCAGGCTCTGCAGATAAG TgatgagaaggaggaagaggagtatGAGGAGGAGGTTGGTGAGGATGGAGAGATCATCCTGGTCAGTGGAGACAAAATGTCTGGACCCTGGAACAAATCTGGTGCCCCGCCCCCAGCCGCTGCCCCTGTTG AGGTGGAAGAGGTGCCTGAGTCCAAGCCTTCTGGGGTGTACCGCCCCCCAGGGGCCCGACTGACTACCACAAAGCGTGGCCCCAACCAGGGGCCCCCTGAGATCTTCAGCGACACACAGTTCCCCTCACTCATGGCCGGCTCCAAACATGTGGAGACACGCAG ggacagagagatggagaagaccTTTGAGGTTGTGAAGCACAAAAACCGTGGCcgagaggagggaggcagtggCGCTTCCCTGCAGCAGTTGGAGCTTGGTAACCAGTACGCCATCCTGGGGGACAAGTAG